A genomic region of Cryptococcus neoformans var. grubii H99 chromosome 13, complete sequence contains the following coding sequences:
- a CDS encoding cell division control protein 25, which translates to MGDQENVEPESFFLVLAKFDFTATDGNALSFNEGDIIHVFSRLESGWWDGMLDGRRGWFPSNYVEEVNENEVTLTEGKYEREPEPEGNMLNVDDVLTGDWGGDWGGVGLDQLAREMMEGNEEPDDGLGFMVEAQRRKVQLNSDLTSEFGLTMEAATKAILQDDTLKARRMPLPEVSKDAEEGEDAWIPSITPDGQVYYHNTLTGEDSWRLPLDTPFDSSNPYSQSDDQFFSSRTSSTPRTLGDNDNFLGPSRLHSDIPYPWVVKLSDDGRDWSYHNRLTGQTQRERPAGDDAESTVDIGLGMTQLSISSRPPTIRQSLLLQRKAIEELKSKMIDSLRLLTTPTPQPTMGLLLEIVNEALREILEATVAGSAAEEEMSRAADLGSESGMTAALLREEGAIEALQAAYHATLASIRDLLQSFGYIGPGESMEDLPRPRWVSDMTLIGSIGVLSSVVHAAVISKRPSGTGLSIWSEVLRSATKLKDVVNNFPSLYFTGDTCTPTDQREEKKGKRVVGWLGYDPLTLGEPMGGKWGFGKIVKSYKLLDQSMVVECQRVREEYDDTLRALATSPDLTEGVMEVLRVTNKFAKIVTEIDIASKVDLDGDMGNISVAVGSRTREDDLQEYAQLVEQARLNLADLDITFQSINEISISILNALSAGRNPSDDLDQLTIGLNTAFRSLSTLLIISREQQSANEQGLIRGQIGVRSSKFNPSKQPSTSSQTHTRSGSITSTASRASRLSDLVRRKVKGLTEDLTNAEEASEARDRPGEMLSSSVSASQSQTSLHNVRRVSASNSSTSLTHQPTDSDSAQSQKANNRSSLLKAFRRHRPGSDTYDNQGGSSRKGTSKKLAKLLGEDVSQIPAVSVPPPHPHPYRIQQHQMHRPPLAQPETPWYMMDDYVAGEIIFDEKGAVKAGTLRALIVRLTSHTIADTPFFQAFLLTFRSFTNPAELFNHLQDRYYLPSPPELSPEQYEEWRNKKKWYIQLRVVNALRQWLEKHFIRATDDAVLNKVEELALRMPEEDGKAELMSKQLLQLVAKRRQSEPEQINSGASGSLLSPPAPLLPRVSGRPLRLTDIAPLELARQLTILEFTLYQRIKPTECLQKIYADEVQGQLLAPNVRKVILTANILAGWIALVILQHNDVKLRAQVYKHWLQTAIECRNLNNFSSVAAIIAGLNSSPVSRLRRTRELLSAKTLAIKEDLDKAMDSSRNFMNYKEMLKTINPPCVPFLGFYLTALVFIEDGNKAFIKPGAPTKGNSMPPSTSNGSLSAYASSSQQSNPAQEETVIPTKPLINFFKRSLSAEILRDIQQYQSMPYRLARSRLIQDWMQKEFDIVHNDTRDYYELSVEVEPREKEEERITRMLHDSRKGFI; encoded by the exons ATGGGTGACCAAGAAAACGTCGAACCAGAATCATTTTTTCTCGTGCTGGCAAAGTTCGACTTTACGGCCACAGATGGCAATGCGCTGTCCTTTAATGAAGGCGACATCATTCACGTCTTTTCAAGATTGGAAAGCGGATGGTGGGATGGCATGttggatggaagaaggggctGGTTCCCTAGCAATTACGTGGAAGAGGTCAACGAGAACGAAGTGACTTTGACAGAAGGAAAATATGAACGGGAACCGGAACCGGAAGGCAATATGCTCAACGTGGACGATGTTCTGACGGGTGATTGGGGAGGGGACTGGGGAGGTGTGGGATTGGATCAGCTCGCGAGGGAAATGATGGAGGGAAACGAGGAGCCGGATGATGGACTGGGTTTCATGGTGGAAGcgcaaaggagaaaggttCAGCTCAATAGCGACCTGACAAGCGAGTTCGGCTTGACTATGGAGGCAGCTACGAAGGCCATTTTACAAGATGATACTCTGAAGGCTCGTCGCATGCCCCTTCCTGAAGTATCAAAGGACgctgaagagggagaggacgCTTGGATTCCTTCCATCACTCCTGACGGCCAG GTGTACTACCACAATACTCTAACGGGAGAAGACTCGTGGCGACTTCCGTTGGACACTCCCTTCGACTCTTCCAATCCATACTCTCAGTCAGACGACCAGTTTTTTTCATCCAGAACCTCTTCGACTCCACGTACCCTTGGCGACAACGACAACTTCCTTGGTCCCTCTCGACTACATAGCGATATACCATATCCATGGGTCGTAAAGCTCAGCGACGATGGTCGAGATTGGTCTTATCATAACCGTTTAACTGGCCAGACTCAACGTGAGAGGCCAGCAGGTGACGATGCTGAGAGCACGGTAGACATTGGTCTGGGTATGACTCAGCTGTCGATCAGCTCTCGACCACCAACCATAAGacagtctcttcttcttcaacggAAAGCGATTGAAGAATTGAAATCCAAAATGATCGATTCTTTGCGCCTTCTCACTACTCCTACTCCTCAACCTACAATGGGTCTGCTCCTTGAAATTGTCAATGAAGCTCTTCGTGAGATTCTCGAAGCTACCGTGGCGGGCTCTGctgccgaagaagagatgtcCCGTGCAGCTGATCTCGGTAGTGAATCTGGCATGACGGCTGCTTTACTTCGTGAAGAAGGTGCCATTGAAGCCCTTCAAGCGGCTTACCACGCCACACTTGCTTCAATCCGTGACCTCCTTCAGTCATTTGGGTATATTGGTCCTGGAGAATCTATGGAAGACCTCCCTCGACCTAGATGGGTAAGCGATATGACCCTCATCGGCTCAATCGGCGTTCTTTCCTCAGTTGTTCACGCCGCGGTCATTTCCAAGCGCCCGTCGGGCACTGGCCTCTCGATCTGGTCTGAAGTTCTCCGAAGCGCTACCAAACTCAAAGACGTAGTCAATAATTTCCCTTCACTCTACTTTACTGGTGATACCTGTACTCCCACGGACcagcgagaagagaagaaagggaagcgTGTTGTTGGTTGGCTTGGTTATGACCCTCTTACTCTGGGTGAACCCATGGGTGGTAAATGGGGATTCGGCAAAATTGTCAAGAGCTATAAATTGCTTGATCAGTCGATGGTTGTGGAATGTCAGCGTGTGCGAGAGGAGTATGACGATACGCTCAGAGCCCTTGCAACCTCACCTGATTTGACTGAGGGTGTGATGGAGGTCTTGCGTGTAACGAACAAATTTGCGAAAATTGTCACAGAAATTGACATTGCGAGTAAAGTCGATCTGGATGGAGATATGGGCAATATCTCTGTGGCGGTAGGGTCGAGGACaagggaagatgatttgCAAGAGTATGCGCAACTGGTAGAGCAAGCGAGACTGAATCTGGCAGATCTTGACATTACATTTCAGTCGATTAACGAGATTTCAATCTCTATTTTGAATGCTCTCTCAGCCGGACGAAACCCGTCTGATGATCTTGATCAATTAACCATCGGGTTAAACACCGCATTCCGAAGCCTTTCTACCCTCCTTATTATATCGCGGGAACAACAATCTGCTAATGAGCAAGGACTCATCCGTGGCCAAATTGGTGTGCGTTCATCCAAATTTAACCCATCCAAACAGCCCAGCACTTCTTCTCAGACCCATACCCGTTCAGGTTCCATCACTTCTACCGCTTCTCGTGCCTCGCGCTTATCAGACTTGGTTAGACGAAAGGTCAAGGGTCTGACAGAAGACCTTACCAATGCCGAAGAAGCTTCTGAAGCACGCGACCGACCAGGGGAGAtgctttcttcctctgttTCTGcctcccaatcccaaacTTCTTTACATAATGTTCGACGAGTAAGCGCATCAAACAGCAGCACATCGCTCACGCATCAGCCCACCGACAGCGACAGTGCACAATCTCAAAAAGCAAATAACCGAAGttctcttctcaaagcCTTTAGACGACACCGTCCAGGCTCAGATACTTACGATAATCAAGGCGGTTCCTCCCGCAAGGGTACATCTAAGAAGCTCGCGAAGTTATTAGGTGAAGATGTGTCACAGATACCTGCGGTTAGTGTACCTCCACCGCATCCCCATCCGTATCGCATCCAACAACATCAAATGCACCGCCCGCCGCTTGCTCAGCCAGAGACACCGTGGTACATGATGGATGACTACGTGGCAGGCGAGATTATATTTGATGAAAAAGGAGCAGTCAAAGCAGGTACTCTTAGAGCTTTAATTGTGCGATTGACATCGCATACTATTGCTG ATacacccttcttccaagctTTTCTTTTGACTTTCCGATCGTTCACAAACCCTGCTGAGCTTTTCAATCATCTCCAAGACCGGTACTACCTTCCTTCGCCCCCGGAACTCAGCCCAGAACAGTACGAAGAATGGCGAAATAAGAAGAAATGGTATATTCAACTAAGGGTGGTGAACGCGCTGAGGCAGTGGCTGGAGAAACATTTTATTAGAGCGACGGATGATGCCGTGCTGAACAAGGTGGAGGAATTGGCGTTGAGGATGcccgaggaggatgggaaggcgGAGCTGATGTCGAAGCAATTGTTACAGCTGGTTGCGAAACGT CGTCAGAGTGAGCCTGAGCAAATAAATTCCGGAGCATCCGGTTCTCTCCTGTCTCCACCCGCTCCTCTGCTGCCGCGCGTCTCTGGCCGCCCCCTTCGATTGACTGATATCGCCCCTCTTGAGCTTGCACGGCAATTGACCATCCTTGAATTCACATTATATCAAAGGATCAAGCCTACCGAATGCTTACAAAAGATCTATGCGGACGAAGTACAAGGTCAATTGTTGGCGCCGAATGTACGAAAGGTGATTCTCACGGCAAATATTCTGGCTGGTTGGATTGCGCTAGTTATTTTGCAACATAATGATGTAAAGCTAAGAGCACAGGTCTATAAACATTGGCTTCAGACCGCAATT GAATGTCGAAACCTGAATAATTTTTCATCTGTCGCAGCTATCATTGCCGGCCTCAATTCCTCTCCCGTATCTCGATTACGTAGGACCAGGGAACTCTTGAGCGCTAAAACTCTCGCCATTAAAGAGGACCTTGATAAAGCGATGGATTCTTCTAGAAATTTCATGAATTACAAGGAAATGCTCAAAACAATCAATCCTCCTTGTGTGCCTTTCTTAG GGTTCTATCTCACGGCTTTGGTGTTTATTGAGGACGGTAATAAGGCTTTCATCAAACCCGGCGCTCCCACGAAGGGCAACTCTATGCCACCCTCAACGTCGAATGGCTCTTTATCCGCCTatgcttcctcttcccagcAGTCCAATCCTGCGCAAGAAGAGACTGTTATTCCCACCAAACCGCTGAtcaacttcttcaaacGTTCGTTATCCGCGGAAATCCTTCGAGATATTCAACAATACCAATCGATGCCCTACAGACTTGCCAGAAGCAGGCTCATCCAAGATTGGATGCAAAAGGAGTTTGATATAGTGCATAACGATACAAGGGACTATTACGAACTGAGTGTGGAGGTTGAGccaagagagaaggaagaggagagaattACGAGAATGCTACATGATTCT AGGAAGGGGTTCATATAA